In the genome of Hyphobacterium sp. CCMP332, one region contains:
- a CDS encoding response regulator: MDDEKDIRDMLSLFMNKFGFDVKAFETVAEAGKAIDQNHFQLALVDLNLQDGSGFEIINKINEQSGNCDVVIITAYDSEDERMKAERLSVKHFLSKPFNRSILQEKLEQMGYEV, from the coding sequence TTGGACGACGAAAAAGACATCAGGGATATGCTTAGCCTATTCATGAATAAATTCGGATTCGATGTGAAGGCTTTTGAAACAGTGGCAGAAGCCGGTAAAGCCATTGATCAAAACCATTTCCAACTCGCACTGGTTGATTTGAATTTACAGGATGGCTCTGGTTTTGAAATAATAAATAAAATAAACGAACAATCAGGCAATTGTGATGTAGTAATAATTACGGCCTATGACAGTGAGGATGAAAGAATGAAAGCTGAGCGTTTATCCGTTAAACACTTTCTTTCAAAACCTTTCAACAGAAGTATTTTACAAGAAAAATTAGAACAAATGGGCTATGAGGTATGA